The region CGGTCACTGCGGGTATCGCGatcgtgaatttttttaaaattcgcacAACTTATTGAAAAACAtagtaattacaattataattataaaaaatcaattttaattatttttagagtgttttctaacacttatgaactaaGTGTAAAACATAGTAATTTTTCTTATTATGCAAACTAAGTTATATTTAgaaatcatttttttttactCTCTTAAGTTAaatctaaagtttttttttctttattgtgtTAATTTTGCTAATAAATGAGAAGCCTTTCtaaagcttcttcttcttttctttttctctctaatATGAGTTTATAAATATTTGGGTCATGCAAGATTCTTCTTTAAATTTTTGGGCTCTTTCATTTATTGTTTCTAAATAAAATGAacgtttttttttctcttttagtcCTCGGCTTGTCCAATCATTTATTGTGTTCTATTTACttaatactattttttatttataagcaAACTAAAAATCTTCATTTTCTGATTTCTTTCAAAAGGagtgtttttgtttctttttcttagatatattttactttttttttacttgttacaATTAGATTCTTAAATTGCTTAACATTTATATTTGAAGGTACCATTTCATTGGAAATTCCATAAATCCTTTTCTAGATTCTTGTGGACAAACATTtactttatcaacaaacatatgataaaatttcgtgtttcaaatattttaaatttttaatatatgaatgtttGTTCATAGATAACAAAAACTTAAGGGACTTAAGGGGAAAATTGACTATAAAGACTTTATTACATGTCATATTAAAAATTGTGTCCAGAGatttctatatatatttaaatttaataaagaaattttttaataattgttttaagaaaatttttaacaatttagtgatttacattattaaaaaatttatagaaaCTTTATGGTTACCATTTCTCAATGAAAGCACAATTTACTTGGCTCTTTTCTAGTGGATAAAATGGATGGTGGCTGCAAATTGACAGAAACTTTATGGTTACCAACTTACCATTTCTCAATAAAAGCACAATTTACATGGCTATTTTCAAGTGATTAAAACGGACGGTGGCTGCCCCTAATTAATGAGTAAAACAAGAACCAAAGACAAAACAAAACAGAGCAGCATGCCATAAGCCATAAAGCCataaaccaaaacaaaaacagaaaaattaaaatcaaacgaAACGATTCTATTCCCTAACCCTAACCAGTAGCCTCCAAGGCTCCAACTATAGACTTCAACCTCATTAGACTACCAACAAAAATGGTCGAATATGTTGCCTCTACTGTTGTTGAAAGTGTGAAAAACCAGGTAAAGGAATACTGGCTTAGAAGGGCTGAGAAAGAACTGGAAGAAACCTAGAACTTCGAAGAGGAAATAGATGGCGTCCGTCAAGCGGTTCAAATGGTGTCCTCAATTCTAAAGAACATATTTGCACTGCAGATTCAAGACAAACAAGCAAAAATCAAGACAAAATTTCAGGTACTACTTGAAAATTATCAATCTCTGAATGTGCAAGTGATTAGGGCATGGTTTGCTTTTCAGATTCAAGTCCTAGGCTCCTTGCTTTCATCTGTTGGTTGTTGTTTGCCGaaatataagaaatataatttcatattttctattgcttttgagttttgattacttttttctgtttatttggacttctttttactttttttgattGAAAGCTCTCTGATTTTGCAGGTTTTTGTTTAGAGGGGAtgactttttttaatttactgtAACGGAAAATAACGGGAATAACGGCCCGTTATTGCCTCAATTGGTCGTTACCCGTTAAATTGCAGCCGCGATCCACCGCTATTGGTGTGACTCCGCTTCACACCGCTATTTTTAGCAAAAGCGGTTTCAGACGACACCGCTACCGCTATTCTGATATCAGACCACTATTTAAATCCCTGGTAAGGACTGCTACCAACAATTCGACCCTATATTTAACCCTTCTACTTCATCCACTTATATTCTGCTTTCTTGTGTGTCCAGGCAGTGTTCCTCTCTTGATGTTTCCTCTTGCGATAGTGGGAAATGTCTCCACCATGTCTTGTACGGAGATGGGTCTTATACAATGGGAGAGTTCGTCACTGAAATGTTGTCGTTTGGAAACTCCAGTGAAGTCAATAACATTGCTTTGGGTTGTGGTCAATACAACACAGGCTTGTTTGCTGGAGCTGCAGGATTGCTAGGACTCGACGGTGGATCCTTCTCCTTAACATCACAGATTAAAGCCACGTCGTTCTCTTATTGCTTGGTGGATCGTGATTCGGCTAGCTCGTCGACTCTGGATTTCAACTCTGGGCTACCGGCTGACTCAGTGATTGCTTCACTAATAAGGAACCAAAAGGTGGATACATTTTCTTACGTTCGTCTGACAGATTTTAGTGTGGGTGGCCAACCAGTTCAACTCCCGTTGGGCCTCTTTGATATGGACGATTCAGGAAACGGAGGAGTAATGCTAGATTCAGAGATTTAAATAGCGGTTCGATATCAgaatagcggccgttatatagcggtagcggCGCCGTCCGAAACCGCTTTTGCTAATAGCGGTGTGAAGCGGAGTCACACCAATAGAG is a window of Gossypium hirsutum isolate 1008001.06 chromosome D08, Gossypium_hirsutum_v2.1, whole genome shotgun sequence DNA encoding:
- the LOC107956575 gene encoding protein ASPARTIC PROTEASE IN GUARD CELL 1 — its product is MVEYVASTVVESVKNQIQDKQAKIKTKFQVLLENYQSLNVQVIRAWQCSSLDVSSCDSGKCLHHVLYGDGSYTMGEFVTEMLSFGNSSEVNNIALGCGQYNTGLFAGAAGLLGLDGGSFSLTSQIKATSFSYCLVDRDSASSSTLDFNSGLPADSVIASLIRNQKVDTFSYVRLTDFSVGGQPVQLPLGLFDMDDSGNGGVMLDSEI